In Candidatus Zixiibacteriota bacterium, the DNA window ATACCGTCGCTGATGGCATTGATGAAGCCGACCACCCGGCGGTTCTCAAAGTCGACCGCCAGCACGATCTCAGCACTATTTGAGAGGATTTCATAGTGTCTCGAGGGACTCGGTTTTTTGGGCCAGCCCTCAAAAAAACCGGATAACATTTGCGGTGATATGCTTTCCAGTGAATCGATATAGTCGATCATAAAGCCCTGCCCTGAATATAGTCTGTATACTGATCAGATCACGGAGCACCTGCCAGCGACTGTGCGCCCTGACAAAATTGGAACTTAAATCAAAATATTTTTATTGTTGTGCTTGTCAAATGCAAATTATTTTATTACTATTACTATCGAGTCAGATCCGATGATAAGGGCAAACATCGAAGACAAACTGCATCTAAATCGACATTTATTTTGTAGATATGGTTCAGTTATACCGATAACTGGTACAAGGAGCCTCATTTATGTCTAAGAAGAATTCTAAAAACGGACTGGCAGTAGAGGACAGGGCAGTTGCGACTGATGCTGATCGGATAACCGGGGTAAAAACTGACTCAGCAAAAAAAAGAAACCATAAAACCATCCTGAAGAAGCCGGCCGGCAAAAGCGAGAGAATGCCCAACGGCACGGACTATCATTTTGTGTTCGAGCAGTCTCCGGTCATGCAGGCTGTTATTGACTTCACCGATGTCTGTAACCATATGGCCTCATTCAGAGGCAACGGCGCCAGCGATGCAAAATCGTACTACAGGAATAATCCGGACAAGCTTAAACGCGTTCTTTCCGAGCTGAAACTGATCAATGTCAATCAATCCGCTCTGGCCACATTGGAAGTCAAGGATGCCGATGAACTGGAGAGATTTCTGCAGGCTCCCGATGGTGACCATTCTCGTGATTTTATACTAGATATTGCTGCGGTTCTCAACGACGGGATTAATTCCTGGCAGTCAGAATTGAAGCTCGCAACCCCATCAGGCAAGACTCTCGACCTGCAACTCGGAGTAAGCCTGCCGTCAGTGGAAAACAACGATCACTCCCGGGTGTTTGTATCGTTAATTGACCTGACCGAACATAACCAAACCCGCAGGAAGATGCTCGAAAACGAGAAGCGTTACGAGATCGCCACCCGGGCCGCCAGG includes these proteins:
- a CDS encoding PAS domain-containing protein; protein product: MSKKNSKNGLAVEDRAVATDADRITGVKTDSAKKRNHKTILKKPAGKSERMPNGTDYHFVFEQSPVMQAVIDFTDVCNHMASFRGNGASDAKSYYRNNPDKLKRVLSELKLINVNQSALATLEVKDADELERFLQAPDGDHSRDFILDIAAVLNDGINSWQSELKLATPSGKTLDLQLGVSLPSVENNDHSRVFVSLIDLTEHNQTRRKMLENEKRYEIATRAARVGVWDWDLAHDHFYIEPGLKDILGFSDSEMPNDLETWSKQIYPDDSEAVQKALSAHLDGKTDEFIHEHRMIHKDGTIRWILARGKRVTDEDGNVVRMVGTDTDITELKKTEEALRQSEKRFRLVSELASDFAYYIRLDENNEFIYE